In Geminocystis sp. NIES-3708, a single window of DNA contains:
- a CDS encoding LysR family transcriptional regulator, translating into MRIEQIKAFLAVSETGSFGQAAKLCGVTQSTISRQVQGLEVHLKTALFHRQAQAKLTVSGEKLLPHARRICQEWEKVEEKIQELLGGEQPELCVAAIHSVCAYYLPPLLQDFCKNHPQVQLRVTALGSDRALKVLRDGLVDVALVMNNKYLTSSSDMIVKHLYYEAIQVLVSNNHPLATQKNVTIAELAKYSQVIFKDGYGMQRIVQDIFASNGFELEVAMELNTLDAFRGVIRQGNLIALLPELALQESKLDPTLAIIPINMPSNYSINSQLTREVVLITTKDRLEIPTVRDFFNLVYEYGKTKDK; encoded by the coding sequence ATGAGAATCGAACAAATCAAAGCTTTTCTAGCAGTAAGTGAAACAGGTAGTTTTGGACAAGCAGCGAAGCTTTGTGGAGTGACACAATCGACTATTAGTCGTCAAGTTCAAGGTTTAGAAGTTCATTTAAAAACAGCTTTATTTCATCGTCAAGCACAGGCAAAATTAACTGTAAGTGGCGAAAAACTTTTACCTCATGCTAGACGTATTTGTCAGGAATGGGAAAAAGTTGAAGAAAAAATTCAAGAATTACTTGGCGGTGAGCAACCAGAGTTGTGTGTTGCCGCTATTCATTCTGTATGTGCTTATTATTTACCACCTCTTTTACAGGATTTTTGCAAAAATCATCCTCAAGTACAATTACGAGTAACTGCTTTAGGTAGTGATAGAGCTTTAAAAGTGTTACGAGATGGTTTAGTCGATGTAGCTTTAGTGATGAATAATAAATATTTAACTTCTAGTTCAGATATGATAGTTAAACATTTATATTATGAAGCAATTCAAGTATTAGTATCTAATAATCATCCCTTAGCCACACAAAAAAATGTCACGATTGCCGAATTAGCAAAATATTCTCAGGTAATTTTTAAAGACGGTTATGGTATGCAACGCATAGTTCAAGATATATTTGCTAGTAACGGATTTGAATTAGAGGTAGCAATGGAGTTAAATACCTTAGATGCTTTTCGAGGGGTGATTCGTCAAGGAAATTTAATTGCTTTATTACCAGAATTGGCATTACAAGAATCGAAATTAGATCCCACTTTAGCTATTATTCCTATTAATATGCCGTCAAATTATTCAATAAATAGTCAATTAACAAGAGAAGTTGTTTTAATTACAACAAAAGATCGATTGGAAATTCCTACAGTTAGAGATTTTTTTAATTTAGTTTATGAATATGGGAAAACAAAAGATAAGTAA
- a CDS encoding transaldolase, producing the protein MTNLLEQLRLYTVVVADTGEIQAIENFTPRDTTTNPSLITAAAQMPEYQNIVDDTLKQAREELGKKADTDIVVKLAIDWLAVAFGKKILDIIPGRVSTEVDARLSYDTQGTIEKARYLISQYEKAGIKKERILIKIASTWEGIKAAEILEKEGIHCNLTLLFGFHQAVACAEAGVTLISPFVGRILDWYKKTTGKDYIGAEDPGVQSVTEIYNYYKKFGYKTEVMGASFRNISEICELAGCDLLTISPKLLEQLSNTEEDLPRKLSPETALNLDIEQITIDKEIFEKMHKEDKMASEKLEEGIIGFTKALETLEQLLASRLARLEGDETLAHAVGDIFQVYDLDGDGFITREEWAGADAVFDALDINHDGRITPAEMASGLGAILYLANVS; encoded by the coding sequence ATGACTAATTTGCTCGAACAATTACGTTTATACACAGTTGTAGTTGCAGATACTGGAGAAATCCAAGCCATCGAAAACTTTACTCCTAGAGACACCACTACAAACCCGTCTCTTATTACTGCGGCGGCACAAATGCCTGAATATCAAAACATCGTTGATGATACCCTCAAACAAGCTAGAGAAGAATTAGGAAAAAAAGCCGATACAGATATAGTTGTAAAACTTGCTATTGATTGGTTAGCCGTTGCTTTTGGGAAAAAAATATTAGATATTATACCCGGAAGAGTCTCCACCGAAGTTGATGCTCGTTTATCCTATGATACTCAAGGAACAATCGAAAAAGCCCGTTATTTAATATCTCAATATGAGAAAGCAGGTATAAAAAAAGAGCGAATTTTAATCAAAATTGCCTCTACATGGGAAGGAATCAAAGCCGCCGAAATTCTCGAAAAAGAAGGTATCCACTGTAATTTAACTCTTTTATTCGGTTTTCATCAAGCCGTTGCTTGTGCCGAAGCAGGAGTTACCTTGATTTCTCCTTTCGTGGGTAGAATTTTAGACTGGTACAAGAAAACCACTGGTAAAGATTATATTGGTGCAGAAGATCCCGGTGTGCAATCTGTTACCGAAATTTACAACTACTATAAAAAATTTGGTTATAAAACGGAAGTGATGGGAGCAAGTTTTCGTAACATTAGTGAAATTTGTGAGTTGGCAGGTTGTGATTTGTTGACAATTTCTCCGAAACTATTAGAACAATTAAGTAATACTGAAGAAGATTTACCCCGTAAATTATCCCCAGAAACGGCTCTAAACTTAGATATTGAACAAATTACTATCGATAAAGAAATCTTCGAGAAGATGCACAAAGAAGATAAAATGGCATCAGAAAAGTTAGAAGAAGGCATCATTGGATTTACCAAAGCCTTAGAAACTCTTGAGCAACTTTTAGCCTCTCGTTTAGCCAGACTAGAAGGTGACGAGACTTTAGCCCATGCAGTAGGTGATATTTTTCAAGTATATGACCTAGATGGTGATGGTTTCATTACCCGTGAAGAATGGGCAGGTGCTGATGCGGTATTCGATGCTCTTGATATTAATCATGACGGTAGAATAACTCCTGCAGAAATGGCTTCTGGTTTAGGTGCGATACTATATTTAGCAAATGTAAGTTAA
- a CDS encoding potassium channel family protein → MKISNKNKYTQLLIYLIIFFIIIPFSEYFPVINFILPLSFFLTIISAINTLIFPKVIIRIFYFVAALSLLTDLINIYNQNYLSELLAIITTTFDSIFLILSITAISQKVHLETTVNKDVIRGGICIYIMLGILWFLLYKVIYFFDVNAFNFPESKSTQVNINLLHFSFVTLTTIGYGDITPVNHFAMMLSILEGLCGQLFPAISIATLVGLYKK, encoded by the coding sequence GTGAAAATATCCAATAAAAATAAATATACACAGCTTCTTATTTACTTAATAATATTTTTTATTATTATTCCTTTTTCAGAATATTTTCCTGTTATTAATTTTATCCTTCCTTTAAGTTTTTTCCTGACTATTATTTCTGCAATTAATACATTAATTTTTCCTAAAGTAATTATTAGAATTTTCTATTTCGTTGCAGCATTATCTCTTTTAACAGATTTAATTAATATTTATAATCAAAATTATTTATCAGAATTATTAGCGATTATTACTACTACTTTTGATAGTATATTTTTGATTCTGTCTATTACCGCTATTTCTCAAAAAGTTCACTTAGAAACTACAGTTAATAAGGATGTAATTAGAGGAGGGATTTGTATTTATATTATGTTAGGAATACTCTGGTTTTTACTGTATAAAGTAATCTATTTTTTTGATGTAAATGCTTTTAATTTTCCCGAATCGAAATCGACACAGGTTAATATTAATTTGTTGCATTTTAGTTTTGTTACTTTAACAACTATCGGTTATGGTGATATAACGCCTGTCAATCATTTTGCCATGATGTTGAGTATTTTAGAAGGATTATGTGGTCAACTTTTTCCAGCTATATCTATTGCCACATTAGTGGGTTTATATAAAAAATAA
- a CDS encoding alpha/beta fold hydrolase → MINYQIWQWQGFNIGYQSYGEIGEVIVFIHGFGANSGHWRHNLPFLGQNYRCYAIDLLGFGASAKPTPGQPFYYTFETWSKQVADFCREIVKTPVYLIGNSIGCIVTMQTAVDNPDLVLGIAALNCSLRLLHDRKRESLPFYKNVGATVMQKLLTNKSIGNFFYRQIAKPKVIKNLLSQAYQNKEAITDELIDIIYKPSQDKGASDVFLAFTAYSGGALPEDLLPILPCPITFFWGTNDPWESIELGRELANYPMVKDFIELEGLGHCPQDEAPEIVNPLLRQWLETLEH, encoded by the coding sequence ATGATTAATTATCAAATATGGCAGTGGCAAGGTTTTAATATTGGTTATCAAAGTTATGGAGAAATAGGAGAGGTAATCGTTTTCATCCACGGTTTTGGTGCAAATAGTGGACATTGGCGACATAATTTACCATTTTTAGGTCAAAATTATCGTTGTTATGCCATTGATTTACTGGGTTTTGGTGCATCCGCTAAACCAACTCCGGGGCAACCTTTTTATTATACTTTTGAAACTTGGTCAAAACAAGTTGCTGATTTTTGTCGAGAAATAGTGAAAACTCCTGTTTATTTAATTGGTAATTCTATTGGTTGTATCGTAACCATGCAAACTGCTGTTGATAATCCTGATTTAGTTTTGGGTATAGCCGCACTTAATTGTTCTTTAAGATTATTACACGATCGCAAACGAGAAAGTTTACCATTTTATAAAAATGTCGGTGCAACAGTGATGCAAAAATTGTTGACAAATAAGAGTATAGGGAACTTTTTTTACCGACAAATTGCGAAACCAAAAGTAATAAAAAATCTTCTTTCCCAAGCCTATCAAAATAAAGAAGCTATTACCGATGAATTAATAGACATAATTTATAAACCTTCTCAAGATAAAGGAGCGTCAGATGTGTTTTTGGCATTTACCGCCTATTCTGGTGGTGCTTTACCCGAAGATTTATTGCCTATTCTACCTTGTCCAATAACTTTTTTTTGGGGTACAAATGATCCTTGGGAATCCATTGAATTAGGGAGAGAGTTAGCCAATTATCCTATGGTAAAAGATTTTATTGAGTTAGAAGGTTTAGGGCATTGCCCTCAAGATGAAGCTCCAGAAATTGTTAATCCTTTGTTAAGACAATGGTTAGAAACTCTTGAACATTAG
- the argB gene encoding acetylglutamate kinase, translating into MTKDKKESEYIQETEATRVRVLSEALPYIQKFSGRTIVIKYGGAAMKDSTLKEYVIRDIVFLASVGVRPVVVHGGGPEINTWLTKLGIEPQFKDGLRVTDAATMDVVEMVLVGRVNKELVTMVNNAGGRAVGICGKDGNLVQARSVDREKVGFVGEVLSVDSSLVDSLVKSGYVPIISSVAADHTGQAHNINADTIAGEIAAALGAEKLILLTDTPGILEDYKDPSTLLYKLSIQDARDLIDEGVVSGGMIPKVNCCVRSLAQGVKAAHIIDGRLPHALLLEIFTDDGIGSMIVP; encoded by the coding sequence ATGACAAAGGATAAAAAAGAAAGCGAGTATATACAAGAAACAGAAGCCACGAGAGTTAGAGTTTTAAGTGAAGCCTTACCTTATATACAAAAATTTTCAGGGCGTACGATCGTTATTAAATACGGTGGTGCGGCGATGAAAGATAGTACTCTCAAAGAATATGTTATCCGTGATATTGTCTTTTTGGCTTCTGTGGGAGTTCGCCCTGTCGTTGTTCATGGTGGTGGACCGGAAATTAACACATGGTTGACAAAATTAGGTATTGAACCTCAATTTAAAGATGGCTTAAGAGTGACCGATGCGGCTACTATGGATGTAGTCGAGATGGTGCTAGTGGGTCGTGTTAATAAAGAATTAGTAACTATGGTGAATAATGCTGGAGGTAGAGCAGTCGGCATCTGTGGTAAAGATGGTAATTTAGTCCAAGCCAGATCCGTTGATAGGGAAAAGGTTGGCTTTGTGGGAGAAGTCCTCAGCGTTGATAGTAGCTTAGTTGACTCTTTAGTTAAAAGTGGTTATGTTCCAATTATTTCTAGTGTTGCGGCTGATCATACAGGTCAAGCTCATAATATCAATGCTGATACCATAGCTGGAGAAATTGCCGCCGCTTTAGGTGCTGAAAAATTAATTTTACTTACTGATACACCCGGAATTTTAGAAGATTATAAAGATCCTTCTACTTTACTCTATAAACTTTCTATTCAAGACGCAAGAGATTTAATTGATGAAGGAGTTGTCAGCGGTGGCATGATTCCCAAAGTCAATTGTTGTGTGCGATCGCTAGCTCAAGGAGTAAAAGCGGCACATATTATTGATGGAAGATTACCCCATGCTTTGTTACTAGAAATTTTTACAGATGATGGTATTGGTTCGATGATCGTACCGTAA
- a CDS encoding Glu/Leu/Phe/Val dehydrogenase has protein sequence MSQSLLADASVRLEQALKYVSISDDAFSRLKYPKASLSVSIPVRMDDGSLRIFQGYRVRYDDTRGPGKGGVRYHPSVSLDEVQSLAFWMTFKCALLNLPFGGAKGGITVNPKELSRAELERLSRGYIEAIADFIGTDVDILAPDVYTNEMIMGWMMDQYSIIRRRISPGVVTGKPLTMGGSQGRDTATATGAFHVMNTVLPKFGQIPEKTTIAVQGFGNAGAQIAQLLNKAGYKVVAVSDSQGGIYASQGLDIPSIRQYKQNHLTVTGVYCKDSVCNIIDHEVITNEQLLTLDVDVLIPAALEKQITEKNAHDVKAKYIFEVANGPITSSADAILNTKGIHVFPDILVNAGGVTVSYLEWVQNRNGLYWSLTEVQERLKVRMIEETEVVWRISQEFGVNMRTSAYINALNRLNEAMSAKGTRDYYQGI, from the coding sequence ATGTCTCAATCTTTATTGGCAGATGCTAGTGTCAGATTAGAACAGGCTTTGAAATATGTATCAATTTCTGACGATGCGTTTTCTAGGTTGAAATATCCTAAAGCTAGTCTTAGTGTTTCTATTCCCGTACGTATGGATGACGGTTCGTTGAGAATTTTTCAAGGTTATCGAGTACGATATGATGATACTAGAGGACCAGGTAAAGGTGGAGTTCGTTATCATCCTTCTGTCTCTCTTGATGAAGTGCAATCTTTAGCTTTTTGGATGACTTTTAAATGTGCTTTATTGAATCTTCCTTTTGGTGGGGCTAAAGGTGGTATTACTGTTAACCCAAAAGAATTATCTAGGGCTGAGTTAGAAAGATTAAGTAGGGGTTATATTGAAGCCATCGCTGATTTTATTGGCACAGATGTCGATATTCTCGCACCAGATGTTTATACCAACGAAATGATTATGGGTTGGATGATGGATCAATATAGTATTATTCGTCGTCGTATTTCCCCCGGTGTGGTAACAGGAAAACCTTTAACCATGGGTGGTAGTCAAGGTAGAGACACTGCTACGGCGACTGGTGCTTTTCATGTCATGAATACTGTTTTACCCAAATTTGGTCAGATTCCCGAAAAAACAACTATTGCAGTGCAAGGTTTTGGTAATGCTGGAGCACAGATAGCACAACTACTCAATAAAGCAGGTTATAAAGTCGTCGCCGTTAGTGATTCTCAAGGGGGAATTTATGCTTCCCAAGGTTTAGATATTCCTAGTATTCGTCAATACAAGCAAAATCATCTCACCGTTACTGGGGTTTACTGTAAAGACAGTGTTTGCAATATTATTGATCATGAAGTAATTACTAATGAACAATTATTAACTCTTGATGTTGATGTTTTAATTCCTGCGGCATTGGAAAAACAAATCACCGAAAAAAATGCCCATGACGTTAAAGCAAAATATATATTTGAAGTAGCAAATGGTCCAATTACTTCTTCTGCAGATGCTATTTTAAATACTAAAGGTATTCATGTTTTTCCTGATATTCTTGTTAATGCTGGAGGAGTAACTGTTAGTTATTTGGAGTGGGTACAAAATCGTAACGGTTTATATTGGAGTTTAACAGAAGTTCAGGAAAGACTTAAAGTAAGAATGATTGAGGAAACGGAAGTTGTTTGGCGTATTTCTCAAGAATTTGGCGTTAATATGCGTACTTCTGCTTATATTAATGCTCTTAATCGTTTAAATGAAGCAATGTCAGCAAAAGGTACAAGAGATTATTATCAAGGTATTTAA
- a CDS encoding DNA polymerase III subunit gamma/tau, which produces MIYEPLHHKYRPQTFAQLAGQEAIAQTLINAINSEKIVPAYLFCGPRGTGKTSSARILAKSLNCLESDRPTAQPCGVCEACRSITNGSALDVIEIDAASNTGVDNIREIIEKAQFAPVQCRYKVYVIDECHMLSTAAFNALLKTLEEPPLRVIFVLATTDPQRVLPTIISRCQRFDYRRIPLEAMVNHLQDIAIKENIAITTEALTLIAQLSNGGMRDAQSLLDQLSLLSDTITPQKVWDLVGAVSEQDLLELIQAIATDNPETVITQCRKLLDRGREPLTVLQNLANFYLNLLIAKTAPERNDLVAITAEIWSKLIKEAPNWQLSTILQGSKKLKDSEVQIKNTTQPRLWLEITLLSLLPSANENTVTMMSNQITTSSAVVKNQTMTRSSDNVAPPTPSIPKTETIETIPENIEKVDLTSFIDVKEKVANSINLMTTKSFFRQNCHISSIEGNAIKISVGSKFLLEVGNKNKKEIENSFQKVFGQPMTVFFFEDKNLKSNKEESKENISETKLNESVSENPFVNNNQNNPPINNVIPLKQPKNKPPVSSAEITPSIQQNKNLTAKNAAENLAKSLNGEIVLIETKTIESKISDVKIVNRPQVEDFDDDDIPF; this is translated from the coding sequence ATGATTTACGAGCCTTTACATCATAAATACAGACCTCAAACCTTTGCTCAATTAGCTGGGCAAGAAGCCATAGCCCAAACTCTGATTAATGCTATCAACAGTGAGAAAATTGTTCCTGCTTATCTTTTTTGTGGACCTCGTGGTACGGGAAAAACATCTAGTGCTAGAATTTTAGCTAAATCTCTTAACTGTCTTGAAAGTGATCGTCCTACTGCTCAACCTTGTGGGGTATGTGAAGCCTGTAGAAGTATCACAAATGGTTCAGCATTAGATGTCATAGAAATCGATGCCGCTAGTAATACAGGAGTTGATAATATTAGAGAAATCATCGAAAAAGCTCAATTTGCCCCTGTTCAATGTCGTTATAAGGTATATGTTATTGATGAGTGTCATATGCTTAGTACGGCTGCTTTTAATGCTCTTTTAAAGACTTTGGAAGAACCACCTTTAAGAGTTATTTTTGTTTTAGCAACAACAGATCCTCAAAGAGTATTACCTACTATTATATCTCGATGTCAAAGATTCGATTATCGCCGTATTCCTTTAGAAGCAATGGTAAATCATTTGCAAGATATTGCCATCAAAGAAAATATTGCTATAACCACTGAAGCATTAACTTTAATTGCACAATTATCCAATGGTGGTATGAGAGATGCTCAAAGTTTATTAGATCAACTTAGCCTATTATCGGATACCATTACACCTCAAAAAGTCTGGGATTTAGTTGGTGCAGTATCTGAACAAGATTTATTAGAATTAATACAAGCGATCGCTACTGATAATCCTGAAACAGTAATAACTCAATGTCGAAAACTGTTAGATCGAGGAAGAGAACCTTTAACTGTATTACAAAATTTAGCTAATTTTTATCTAAACCTCTTAATTGCAAAAACAGCACCTGAAAGGAATGATTTAGTAGCGATTACGGCTGAAATTTGGTCAAAGTTGATCAAAGAAGCACCTAATTGGCAATTAAGCACCATTTTACAGGGATCAAAAAAACTTAAAGACAGTGAAGTACAAATTAAAAACACAACCCAACCTCGACTATGGTTAGAAATAACTTTATTAAGTCTTTTACCATCTGCTAATGAGAATACTGTTACAATGATGAGTAATCAAATTACAACATCTTCAGCAGTAGTCAAGAATCAAACTATGACAAGATCTTCCGATAATGTGGCACCACCAACCCCCTCAATTCCAAAAACTGAAACGATTGAAACCATCCCAGAAAATATCGAAAAAGTCGATTTAACTTCTTTTATTGATGTGAAAGAAAAGGTTGCTAATAGCATTAATTTGATGACTACAAAATCTTTTTTCCGTCAAAATTGTCATATTTCTAGTATCGAAGGTAATGCAATTAAAATTAGTGTCGGTAGTAAATTTCTCTTAGAAGTTGGAAATAAAAACAAAAAAGAGATAGAAAATAGTTTTCAAAAAGTTTTCGGGCAACCGATGACAGTATTTTTCTTTGAGGATAAAAATTTAAAGTCAAATAAAGAAGAATCAAAAGAAAATATTTCTGAGACAAAATTAAATGAATCGGTATCAGAGAATCCTTTTGTTAATAATAATCAAAATAATCCACCCATCAATAATGTAATTCCCTTAAAACAACCTAAAAATAAACCTCCCGTATCTTCTGCGGAAATAACTCCTTCTATCCAACAAAATAAAAATCTTACAGCTAAAAATGCAGCGGAAAATTTAGCGAAAAGTCTTAATGGTGAAATTGTTTTGATTGAAACAAAAACTATCGAATCAAAAATTTCTGATGTGAAAATTGTTAATCGTCCTCAAGTTGAAGATTTTGACGATGATGATATTCCCTTTTAA
- a CDS encoding tetratricopeptide repeat protein, whose protein sequence is MIRKLQKWLKLQSDTIEAHNPLESESDNHHSPTEISLSHNSEKSLKDRDLEFLFHQLLEGVVNGWQENRIEQFFQKLQPKITVEIWLDWLQRYRNKLVVSPAPHNHFAARMIILGEKTASLPFLRAVGDLAYEIGKELLNRAENNSLAESLRHNLNNDSQDSNVIENQENSEPISLGDVLHLLQNDPDFAEDTARQLGIDTKDPGIIMEKIVQESELITPITPITPIDSVSSDTVNDLFNLGLEKASTGDLEGAIAYWDQALSINNNFSQAWHNRGSALAYLQHFEEAIKSFDRAIALDVNYHQSWNDRGNALYSLHRWQEAVTSWDRTLGLEPNDYQAWYHRGLALEKLNLFSEAISSFQKCLSIYNNYTPAQNAVNRVLKVIKGKGQ, encoded by the coding sequence ATGATTAGAAAATTACAAAAATGGCTCAAATTACAATCTGACACCATTGAAGCTCATAATCCTCTTGAGAGTGAAAGTGATAATCATCACTCGCCGACTGAAATTTCATTATCTCACAATTCAGAAAAATCTTTGAAAGATAGAGATTTAGAATTCCTTTTTCATCAATTATTAGAAGGAGTCGTTAATGGTTGGCAAGAAAATCGGATTGAACAATTTTTTCAGAAGTTACAGCCAAAAATTACAGTTGAAATATGGCTTGATTGGTTACAACGATATCGTAATAAATTAGTTGTCTCTCCTGCACCTCATAATCACTTTGCGGCGAGAATGATCATTTTAGGTGAAAAAACTGCTTCTTTACCGTTTCTTCGTGCTGTTGGCGATTTAGCCTATGAAATTGGGAAAGAATTATTAAATCGAGCGGAAAATAATTCCTTAGCTGAGTCTTTGCGACATAATCTCAATAATGACTCTCAAGATTCTAATGTCATTGAAAATCAAGAAAATTCTGAGCCTATTTCTTTAGGAGATGTTCTTCATTTATTACAAAATGACCCCGATTTTGCTGAAGATACTGCTCGTCAATTGGGTATTGATACAAAAGATCCCGGTATCATCATGGAAAAAATAGTTCAGGAAAGTGAGTTAATTACTCCTATTACTCCTATTACTCCTATAGATTCCGTTTCTTCTGATACTGTTAATGATTTGTTTAATCTCGGTTTGGAAAAAGCCTCTACAGGAGATTTAGAAGGTGCGATCGCTTATTGGGATCAAGCCTTATCTATCAACAATAACTTTTCTCAAGCATGGCATAATCGAGGTAGTGCATTAGCTTATTTACAACATTTTGAGGAAGCCATAAAAAGTTTTGATCGTGCCATTGCTTTAGATGTAAACTATCATCAGTCGTGGAATGATCGTGGGAATGCCTTATATAGTTTACATCGTTGGCAGGAAGCCGTTACTAGTTGGGATCGTACTCTAGGATTAGAACCAAATGATTATCAAGCATGGTATCATCGTGGCTTAGCTTTAGAAAAACTCAATTTATTTTCAGAAGCGATAAGTAGTTTTCAAAAATGTTTAAGTATTTATAATAATTATACTCCTGCTCAAAATGCTGTAAACAGAGTTTTAAAAGTGATAAAGGGCAAAGGACAATAA
- the pgeF gene encoding peptidoglycan editing factor PgeF, giving the protein MDSSQWQWQETEKGSFLTCKLLADWQHGFFSNHFHQQSPEVLIKYLHPQASSYRVKQIHSNIVVSTNTINDHQVSNDNLVEADGIITEKSLQSVWCASADCTPVLIADSHTGKVAAIHSGWRGTSTQIVANAIALFQSQGSKLENLLFALGPAIDAKVYQVDKEVAIKVLNTIIPDAKNSDSEDLLTQGYEFPNQVIILDDEVNKVKLNVTQVINLQIQKQGISPDNIAIAPYCTYQNPEYFFSYRRTHEKNVQWSTIISC; this is encoded by the coding sequence ATGGACTCATCTCAATGGCAGTGGCAAGAAACAGAAAAAGGAAGTTTTCTCACCTGTAAATTATTGGCAGATTGGCAACATGGTTTTTTTTCTAATCATTTTCACCAACAATCGCCAGAAGTTTTGATTAAATATCTTCACCCTCAAGCTTCGAGTTATCGAGTAAAGCAAATTCACAGTAATATAGTGGTATCAACAAATACTATTAATGATCATCAAGTTAGTAATGATAATTTAGTGGAAGCAGATGGAATTATAACAGAAAAATCTTTACAGTCTGTTTGGTGTGCTAGTGCTGATTGTACGCCTGTATTAATTGCTGATTCTCATACCGGTAAAGTTGCAGCTATTCATTCAGGGTGGAGAGGCACATCTACACAAATTGTGGCTAATGCGATCGCACTATTTCAATCTCAAGGCAGTAAGTTAGAAAATTTATTATTTGCTTTAGGTCCTGCTATTGATGCTAAAGTTTATCAAGTTGATAAAGAAGTAGCGATAAAAGTTTTAAATACGATAATCCCTGATGCTAAAAATTCAGATTCTGAAGATCTTTTAACACAAGGTTATGAATTCCCTAATCAAGTAATTATTCTTGATGATGAAGTCAATAAAGTTAAATTAAACGTTACTCAAGTAATTAATTTACAAATTCAAAAACAAGGCATCTCTCCTGATAATATTGCCATCGCACCCTATTGTACTTATCAAAATCCTGAATACTTTTTTTCTTATCGGCGTACTCACGAAAAAAATGTACAATGGTCAACTATCATATCCTGTTAA
- a CDS encoding CsbD family protein → MSIKDRAKATAKNIEGKIQEAVGNITDNPKAQLEGQAKQVEAKVRHTTENIKDEIKKIVDQ, encoded by the coding sequence ATGAGTATTAAAGATAGAGCGAAGGCAACAGCCAAAAATATTGAAGGTAAAATTCAAGAAGCCGTTGGAAATATAACAGATAATCCAAAAGCACAACTTGAAGGTCAAGCAAAACAAGTTGAAGCAAAAGTTCGTCACACGACTGAGAATATCAAAGACGAAATAAAAAAAATTGTTGACCAATAG